One window of Rasiella rasia genomic DNA carries:
- a CDS encoding tryptophan 2,3-dioxygenase family protein: MEQLEEKYQLLDQDLNTHLEGLLHSTPINYWDYIKTDALLSLQTQETVFPDEMVFIMYHQVNELLFKMMLWEIQQISYKEHLTAQFFSERVLRVSRYFDMLTSSFQIMTQGMEVEQYLKFRNTLAPASGFQSAQYRKIEFSLTSLINLIDARYRKTIDRNTPYDHAFEHLYWQAAGKDYHTGKKSYTLSAFEKKYRKEFILFMEEYNTINIYARFLDLPSEAREDETLIKAMRHLDRTINITWVMAHYNTAAKYLNHGKEPQEATGGSEWAKYMHPKYQKRIFFPSVWTQEEIDTWGEDV, encoded by the coding sequence ATGGAGCAACTGGAAGAAAAATACCAGTTGCTAGACCAAGATTTAAACACCCACTTAGAAGGGCTTTTGCACAGTACCCCCATAAATTATTGGGATTATATAAAGACTGATGCCTTACTGAGCTTGCAAACGCAAGAAACAGTATTTCCAGACGAGATGGTCTTTATTATGTACCATCAGGTAAACGAGCTTTTGTTTAAAATGATGCTGTGGGAAATCCAGCAGATTTCGTATAAAGAACATTTAACCGCTCAGTTCTTTTCTGAACGCGTACTTCGTGTAAGCCGTTATTTTGACATGCTAACCTCTTCGTTTCAGATTATGACGCAAGGCATGGAGGTGGAGCAATATTTAAAGTTCAGAAACACATTAGCTCCGGCAAGCGGATTTCAGAGTGCGCAATATAGAAAGATAGAATTTTCGTTAACCTCACTCATTAATCTTATCGATGCCCGGTACAGAAAAACAATAGACCGAAACACACCCTACGATCACGCTTTCGAACATTTATATTGGCAGGCGGCTGGCAAAGATTACCACACGGGCAAAAAAAGCTACACCTTAAGTGCTTTCGAGAAAAAATATAGAAAGGAGTTTATTCTTTTTATGGAAGAGTACAATACCATCAATATATACGCGAGGTTTTTAGATTTACCATCTGAAGCAAGAGAAGATGAAACATTAATAAAGGCCATGCGTCATTTAGATAGGACCATTAATATTACATGGGTGATGGCTCATTATAATACAGCAGCAAAATACCTGAATCACGGAAAGGAGCCTCAAGAAGCTACTGGAGGAAGTGAATGGGCAAAATACATGCACCCTAAATATCAAAAACGCATATTCTTTCCATCTGTTTGGACTCAAGAAGAAATTGATACTTGGGGGGAAGATGTGTAA
- a CDS encoding M23 family metallopeptidase, producing the protein MKNLLLSIPILLALLACDQDKDDVIEDIQQEPTPVVVEEFGYVLNDFNVIRDTIRPGDTFGGILDQNGVSNKEILQVATQFRDSFDVRRIVVGKPYVLLNSKDSINKTEIFIYQKNKVDFAVVDFRDSLNVYSDERPVTILEREASGVISSSLSQTMEDNNLSPAMTDRLANIFAWTVNFYGLQKGDNFKVVYSEKYINDTIPAGLGEIKAAFFEHRGKPLYAFLYEKDTVSGEKDYYDENADNLRRAFLKSPIKFNYRISSKYNLKRRIRYYGYKLRPHKGTDFAAPLGTPILATADGTVTKSERRGGNGNYVKLKHNATYETQYLHMKKRNVRVGEYVRQGDVIGWIGMTGNTGGPHVCYRFWKNGKQVDPFKEDLPFSTPLEPQYREGYFDYIPSMKDRLDCILY; encoded by the coding sequence TTGAAAAACCTACTTTTAAGTATACCCATTTTGTTAGCGCTGTTGGCGTGCGATCAAGATAAAGATGATGTTATAGAAGATATTCAGCAGGAGCCTACTCCGGTTGTCGTAGAAGAATTTGGGTATGTGTTAAACGATTTTAATGTAATTCGAGACACCATTCGTCCAGGCGATACTTTTGGTGGGATTTTGGATCAGAACGGGGTTAGTAATAAAGAAATTCTGCAAGTTGCCACTCAGTTTCGAGACAGCTTTGATGTGCGACGTATTGTTGTGGGTAAGCCTTATGTGTTGCTAAATTCTAAAGATTCTATTAATAAAACTGAAATTTTTATATATCAGAAAAATAAGGTGGATTTTGCTGTGGTCGATTTTCGAGATTCTCTCAATGTCTATTCAGACGAAAGACCCGTTACAATTCTTGAAAGAGAGGCGTCTGGAGTAATTTCAAGCTCTCTTTCACAAACTATGGAAGATAATAACTTGAGCCCTGCCATGACAGACCGATTGGCAAACATTTTTGCGTGGACTGTGAATTTTTATGGCCTGCAAAAAGGTGACAATTTTAAAGTGGTGTATTCTGAAAAGTATATAAATGACACCATTCCTGCTGGTTTGGGTGAAATCAAAGCTGCTTTTTTTGAACACCGTGGAAAGCCATTGTATGCATTTTTATATGAAAAGGATACAGTGTCGGGCGAAAAGGATTATTACGATGAAAACGCAGATAATTTACGACGTGCTTTTCTGAAATCGCCTATTAAGTTTAATTATAGGATTTCTTCTAAATATAATTTGAAACGCCGTATTCGGTACTATGGCTATAAACTACGACCCCATAAAGGGACAGATTTTGCTGCGCCCTTAGGTACGCCAATCTTAGCTACCGCAGATGGTACGGTTACCAAATCTGAGCGCAGAGGCGGGAATGGTAATTATGTGAAGTTAAAGCACAATGCAACCTATGAAACCCAATATTTGCATATGAAAAAGCGAAATGTACGTGTTGGTGAATATGTTCGTCAAGGTGATGTTATTGGATGGATTGGGATGACAGGTAACACAGGAGGTCCTCATGTTTGTTATAGATTTTGGAAAAACGGGAAACAGGTTGATCCTTTTAAAGAAGATTTACCTTTTTCTACTCCGTTAGAACCACAATACCGGGAAGGATATTTCGATTATATTCCTTCGATGAAAGACCGTTTAGATTGCATTCTCTACTAA
- a CDS encoding TonB-dependent receptor: MKKILLFTLLLAGFTAFSQGTVTGTVVDSELGAGLPSANIMEVGTSNGAISDFDGNFSLAVSSNSGKIKITYVGFLTKTVSFTVVNGTAALGSIGLDADENTLDEIVIVGSGVIDLASDRKTPVAVSTITAQEIQARATGNVEITEAIKNTPSAYVSGQTGFGDGQLFLRGFDNSNVAVLLNGQPVNGMEDGNVYWSNWSGIADIANAIQVQRGLGSSKLAISSVGGTTNIIMKAADRTEGGFVRFLGANDSYFKGTVAYDTGMNEKGWAFSVLLDHWQAHRKWAKGTYGQGQNYFFAVGYKPNEKHAFNFLVTGAPQLHGQRFSQSQERLDADPKFNEHWGYTEDGIESERQNFYHKPVMNLNWDWTMSDKTDLSTVAYASWGRGGGTGPRGDSPIRTEDPDGAGPLRGQIDYPANIANNTSIGLGNTDGPDGNGYIRRASMNNHQWYGLISNLGHDFTDNLSVNFGVDVRMYTGDHFRQVVDLYGLSGWANDTANGSTVTNTYEADPWAALSNFAPEEDRIDYDYSEDINYQGAFGQVEYATDRFSVFFQGAFSNQSYQREGRFSDPGSSEKFNKTGYNLKGGVSYSINEMNTIFVNAGRYSRQPFLDNAFQNIRVSNTLVMPEVENEEITGFEAGYRFEANDIRVNFNAYITDWDNRTILSNGIDDPDGTPDSGDETEINIFERGVRQYHTGAELDVEWRTTDWLTLKGYASGGSWVYKGETNFQIYNNDTNALISEGEGVDRSGVKVSTAPQTAAGAGFRVKVIQGLSFDGNYNYYANHYVFTDLNSTAEDLAKLDAYDLLDLGVSYNFNFGGQKLVLRGNVFNVFDTQAIQQTDRFGLINTNGLTYNGSIRYEF, translated from the coding sequence ATGAAGAAAATTTTACTTTTTACATTGCTTTTAGCTGGATTTACAGCTTTTTCGCAAGGAACAGTGACGGGTACCGTCGTTGATTCAGAGCTTGGAGCTGGACTCCCAAGTGCCAACATTATGGAAGTTGGTACAAGTAACGGTGCTATTTCAGATTTCGATGGAAACTTTTCACTTGCTGTTTCATCAAATTCAGGAAAAATTAAAATCACCTACGTAGGTTTTTTAACAAAGACCGTATCATTTACTGTAGTAAACGGAACTGCAGCTTTAGGTAGCATTGGCCTAGACGCAGACGAAAACACTTTAGATGAGATTGTTATTGTTGGTAGTGGAGTTATTGACTTAGCTTCAGACCGTAAAACACCAGTAGCTGTATCTACGATTACCGCACAAGAAATACAAGCACGTGCAACTGGTAACGTTGAGATAACTGAGGCAATCAAAAATACGCCTTCTGCTTACGTATCTGGTCAAACAGGTTTTGGTGACGGACAATTATTCTTACGTGGTTTTGACAACTCTAACGTTGCAGTCTTACTTAACGGTCAGCCTGTGAACGGTATGGAAGATGGAAATGTATACTGGTCTAACTGGTCTGGTATTGCTGACATCGCAAATGCTATTCAGGTACAACGTGGTTTAGGTTCTTCTAAATTAGCGATCTCTTCTGTTGGGGGTACTACAAACATTATTATGAAAGCTGCCGACAGAACTGAAGGTGGTTTTGTACGTTTTCTAGGAGCAAACGATAGTTACTTTAAAGGAACTGTTGCTTACGATACTGGAATGAACGAAAAAGGATGGGCATTCTCTGTATTATTAGATCACTGGCAAGCACACAGAAAGTGGGCTAAAGGAACATATGGTCAAGGACAGAACTATTTCTTTGCTGTTGGTTATAAGCCAAATGAGAAGCACGCATTCAATTTCTTAGTAACTGGTGCGCCTCAATTACACGGTCAGAGATTCTCTCAATCTCAAGAAAGACTTGATGCAGATCCTAAGTTCAACGAACATTGGGGATACACTGAAGATGGAATCGAATCTGAGCGTCAGAATTTCTACCACAAGCCAGTAATGAACCTTAACTGGGACTGGACTATGAGTGATAAAACAGACCTTTCTACAGTAGCTTATGCTTCTTGGGGTCGTGGTGGAGGAACTGGACCTAGAGGTGATAGCCCTATTCGTACAGAAGATCCTGACGGTGCAGGTCCATTAAGAGGACAAATAGATTACCCAGCAAATATTGCTAACAATACATCAATTGGTCTTGGTAACACAGACGGCCCTGATGGAAACGGTTACATTAGAAGAGCTTCTATGAACAACCACCAATGGTATGGATTGATTTCTAACTTAGGTCATGACTTTACAGATAATCTTTCTGTAAACTTTGGAGTTGATGTTAGAATGTACACAGGAGATCACTTCCGTCAAGTAGTTGACCTTTATGGTCTATCTGGATGGGCTAATGATACTGCTAATGGTTCTACAGTAACTAATACATACGAAGCTGATCCATGGGCTGCACTAAGTAACTTTGCGCCAGAAGAAGATCGTATCGATTATGATTACTCTGAAGATATTAACTATCAAGGTGCTTTTGGACAGGTTGAGTATGCAACAGACAGATTCTCTGTATTCTTTCAAGGAGCATTTTCAAACCAGTCGTACCAGAGAGAAGGTCGTTTTAGTGACCCTGGTTCTTCAGAAAAATTCAACAAAACTGGATATAACTTAAAAGGTGGTGTGTCTTATTCTATCAATGAGATGAACACTATTTTTGTAAATGCAGGACGTTACTCTCGTCAGCCATTCTTAGATAACGCTTTCCAAAATATTAGAGTTTCTAATACATTGGTAATGCCAGAAGTAGAGAATGAAGAAATTACTGGTTTTGAAGCAGGATACCGTTTCGAAGCTAATGACATTCGTGTAAACTTTAATGCATACATCACAGATTGGGATAACAGAACTATCTTATCTAACGGTATTGACGATCCTGATGGAACTCCAGACTCTGGTGACGAAACAGAAATCAATATTTTTGAAAGAGGTGTTAGACAATACCATACTGGTGCAGAACTTGACGTTGAGTGGAGAACTACAGACTGGTTAACACTTAAAGGTTACGCTTCTGGTGGTAGCTGGGTATATAAAGGAGAAACTAACTTCCAGATATACAACAACGACACTAACGCGTTGATTAGTGAAGGTGAAGGAGTTGATCGTTCAGGTGTTAAGGTTTCTACTGCTCCGCAAACTGCAGCAGGTGCAGGATTTAGAGTTAAGGTTATACAAGGCTTAAGCTTTGATGGTAACTACAACTACTATGCAAATCACTATGTTTTCACAGATTTGAATTCTACTGCTGAAGATCTTGCAAAGCTTGATGCTTATGACCTATTAGATCTTGGAGTTTCTTACAATTTCAACTTTGGAGGTCAGAAACTTGTACTTAGAGGAAACGTATTTAACGTATTCGATACACAAGCAATTCAACAAACAGACCGTTTCGGTTTAATCAATACAAATGGTTTAACTTACAACGGATCTATTAGATACGAATTCTAA
- a CDS encoding endonuclease/exonuclease/phosphatase family protein: MKSLPLFMFLAIVGTYNVYAQERKEFKINTVAFYNLENLFDYENDPITYDDDRTPEGKDHWTEDIYNLKLKNMARVISEIGAEVTGMSPTLIGVCEIENRRVLEDLVNQQSLLETDYGIVQFDSPDRRGIDVALLYKKRLFIPTNYIAVPLYIYDSEDPSKRIYTRDQLLVSGMLDGEKIHVIVNHWPSRSGGEARSRQKRINAAKLNKRIIDSLFSENPYAKIITMGDLNDDPTSPSVKKHLKAKKNKENLQLKELYNPMEKMYKKGLGTLAWRDAWNLFDQIIVSSELMKDDYTTYRFYKAGIYNKAYLANTNGRYKGYPYRSFGNGSFTGGYSDHFPVYVYLIKEKKEN, encoded by the coding sequence ATGAAGAGTCTACCACTTTTTATGTTTCTTGCTATTGTTGGTACGTATAACGTGTATGCACAAGAAAGAAAAGAATTCAAAATAAATACAGTTGCCTTCTACAACTTAGAAAATTTATTCGACTATGAGAACGACCCAATTACCTACGACGATGATCGAACTCCAGAGGGAAAAGATCATTGGACGGAAGATATCTACAACCTAAAGTTGAAAAACATGGCGCGGGTAATTTCAGAAATTGGCGCTGAAGTTACAGGAATGTCTCCTACCTTAATTGGAGTTTGCGAAATCGAAAATAGGCGTGTTCTAGAAGATTTAGTAAACCAACAGTCTCTTCTTGAAACAGATTACGGTATTGTGCAATTCGATTCTCCAGATCGCCGTGGCATTGACGTAGCGTTGTTGTATAAAAAGCGCCTGTTTATTCCTACTAATTACATTGCAGTCCCCTTGTATATTTACGACTCTGAAGACCCATCGAAGCGTATTTACACAAGAGATCAACTACTAGTAAGTGGTATGCTAGATGGAGAAAAAATTCATGTCATTGTAAATCACTGGCCCTCACGGAGCGGCGGAGAAGCTAGAAGTAGACAAAAGCGAATTAATGCTGCCAAACTTAATAAACGAATCATTGATTCTTTGTTTTCTGAAAATCCTTACGCGAAGATTATCACCATGGGTGACCTAAATGATGACCCTACGAGTCCTAGTGTAAAAAAACATCTTAAAGCTAAGAAGAACAAAGAAAATCTACAACTCAAAGAATTATATAACCCTATGGAAAAAATGTATAAAAAGGGTTTAGGGACGTTGGCATGGCGTGATGCTTGGAACTTATTTGATCAAATAATTGTCTCTAGTGAATTAATGAAGGATGACTACACTACCTATAGATTTTACAAGGCAGGAATCTATAACAAAGCGTATTTGGCAAACACAAATGGGCGGTACAAGGGGTATCCCTATCGTAGTTTTGGCAACGGAAGCTTTACAGGAGGATATAGCGATCACTTCCCTGTATATGTTTATCTTATTAAAGAGAAAAAAGAAAACTAA
- a CDS encoding carboxypeptidase regulatory-like domain-containing protein produces MGKIIFNILSCFLFSTLSFAQDTVVKGRIIDSDSTEPVADVDLQVLGTVFNATSDAQGFFEISDINLPLGEQVLEVSKPGYLSRRIRIIIVKGNSINLNPILFEIDLSEIEAQIGIISLSDNELNQDEGVAFNISGLLQASRDVFLNAAAFDFSSTFFRPRGLDNANGKVLINGIEMNKLFNGRPQWGNWGGLNDVQRNREFSMGLTPNEYTFGDLAGTTNIIMRASQYRQGGRVSYAMANRSYEGRVMGSYNSGLSLKGWAYSVLVSRRFGDQGFVEGTPYDANSFFASVEKKISETHSFNLSTFYTPNRRGRSTALTQEVIDLKGIHYNPNWGFQNGTVRNSRIREIEEPVIMLNHYWTGSNTTINTNIGYQFGKVGTTRIDNGGTRLITVNGEEAYIGGARNPLSNYYQRLPSFFLQDENPTAYNYQQAFLAQQEFINNGQLNWAELYEANTNASNSSNGGNSLYVLQEDRTDDTQITVNSILSSQLSDKVILNGNINYRTLRSENFAALKDLLGGTGYLDVDFFAEDEEDIILGDIAQSDLRNRNRIVQEGERYKYNYELTATVFSGFAQAQFKYNRVDMYISATGGQTKYQRNGLYENGNYPGALSFGGSEQLNFTNFGLKGGATYKVTGRHLVDFNAGYFTKPPTLRNSFSNARQTNNVTIGLTEAIYQSADVSYIYRSPLVKSRLTAYYVGASNLSEIGFYFTENLTGIGQGESAFVQEILNGIETRNTGVEFGLEGQVTPTLTIKSAASVGQNIYMNNPNLYLTSDDFEDALRFGDGTAKLKNYHIASGPERAYQIGLDYRDPKFWWVGATVNYFSNAYIDSNNLARTDNFSQDFDGQTFSDYNEDEARTLLQQEEFDDYFLVNVVGGKSWRIKSYYVGFFATVNNVLDQTYKTGGFEQGRLSNYRDLKEDASRKHGRIFGPRYFFGNGTTYYLNFYIRF; encoded by the coding sequence ATGGGAAAAATAATATTCAACATACTAAGCTGCTTCTTATTTAGCACTTTATCCTTTGCACAAGACACTGTAGTAAAAGGCAGAATAATCGATTCAGATTCTACAGAACCAGTTGCAGATGTTGATTTACAGGTGTTGGGAACGGTTTTCAACGCCACTTCGGATGCGCAAGGATTTTTTGAAATTTCAGATATAAACTTACCGTTGGGAGAACAAGTGTTGGAAGTTTCTAAACCTGGTTATCTCAGCAGACGCATACGTATTATTATTGTAAAGGGTAATTCTATCAATCTCAATCCTATACTATTTGAAATAGATCTTTCAGAAATTGAAGCTCAAATAGGGATTATTAGTTTAAGCGATAATGAACTTAACCAAGATGAAGGTGTGGCATTTAATATTTCAGGATTACTCCAAGCGTCTCGCGATGTGTTTTTAAATGCCGCTGCCTTCGACTTTAGTTCTACGTTTTTTAGACCGAGAGGGTTAGATAATGCAAATGGAAAAGTACTCATTAATGGTATCGAGATGAATAAGCTGTTTAATGGTCGTCCACAATGGGGTAATTGGGGAGGCTTAAACGACGTACAGCGCAACCGAGAATTCTCTATGGGTCTCACTCCCAACGAATACACCTTTGGGGACCTAGCAGGAACAACTAACATTATAATGAGAGCTTCTCAATATAGGCAAGGGGGTCGGGTGTCATATGCAATGGCTAATCGCAGTTACGAAGGTCGAGTGATGGGTTCGTATAACAGTGGTTTATCGTTAAAGGGATGGGCGTACTCTGTGCTAGTGTCTAGAAGATTTGGTGACCAAGGGTTTGTAGAAGGAACACCATACGATGCTAACTCCTTCTTTGCCTCTGTAGAAAAGAAAATTAGCGAAACGCACAGTTTCAACCTTAGTACATTTTACACGCCTAACAGAAGAGGACGTTCTACAGCGCTTACCCAAGAAGTTATCGATCTAAAGGGAATTCATTACAACCCTAATTGGGGATTTCAGAATGGTACGGTTCGCAATAGCCGCATACGAGAAATTGAAGAGCCTGTGATTATGTTGAATCATTATTGGACTGGCAGCAATACAACCATTAATACAAATATTGGCTATCAGTTTGGCAAGGTTGGCACAACCCGTATAGACAACGGAGGAACTCGATTGATTACAGTAAATGGAGAAGAGGCATATATTGGAGGCGCACGAAATCCGTTAAGCAACTATTATCAGAGGTTGCCGAGTTTTTTTCTTCAAGACGAAAATCCAACCGCATATAACTATCAGCAGGCATTTTTAGCGCAACAGGAATTTATAAATAACGGACAGTTAAATTGGGCTGAACTCTACGAAGCAAATACCAATGCATCAAATAGTAGCAATGGAGGAAATTCGCTTTATGTACTACAAGAAGATCGTACAGACGATACCCAAATTACTGTGAATAGTATTTTGTCTAGTCAACTTTCAGATAAAGTAATACTAAACGGAAATATTAATTATCGCACCTTAAGAAGTGAAAATTTTGCAGCCTTGAAAGACCTGTTGGGAGGCACAGGTTACTTAGACGTAGATTTCTTTGCTGAAGATGAAGAAGACATTATTCTTGGTGATATTGCGCAAAGCGATTTACGTAATCGAAACAGAATTGTACAGGAAGGAGAACGTTATAAATACAATTATGAATTAACAGCCACTGTATTCTCAGGTTTTGCTCAGGCTCAGTTTAAGTACAATAGGGTAGATATGTATATTAGTGCCACTGGTGGCCAAACGAAGTATCAACGTAATGGGCTGTATGAAAATGGAAACTATCCTGGAGCGCTCTCATTTGGCGGTAGTGAGCAGCTAAATTTTACCAATTTCGGTTTAAAAGGAGGTGCTACCTATAAAGTTACAGGGCGACACTTAGTAGATTTTAATGCCGGATATTTTACCAAACCACCAACCTTACGAAATAGTTTTAGCAATGCACGCCAAACAAACAATGTAACAATTGGTTTGACAGAGGCAATATATCAGAGTGCCGATGTAAGTTATATCTACCGTTCGCCACTCGTGAAATCTAGACTTACAGCATATTATGTAGGCGCTTCAAACTTATCGGAAATTGGTTTCTATTTTACCGAAAACCTTACGGGTATTGGCCAAGGAGAAAGTGCTTTTGTACAAGAAATTCTCAACGGAATTGAAACCAGAAACACCGGAGTAGAGTTTGGTTTAGAAGGTCAGGTTACACCAACGCTAACTATTAAAAGCGCAGCTTCTGTTGGCCAGAATATTTATATGAATAATCCAAATCTATACCTCACTAGTGACGATTTTGAAGATGCCCTTCGTTTTGGTGATGGAACCGCTAAGCTAAAAAATTATCACATAGCTTCCGGCCCAGAACGAGCGTATCAAATTGGTTTGGATTACAGAGATCCTAAATTTTGGTGGGTAGGCGCTACGGTTAACTACTTCTCGAATGCTTATATAGACAGTAACAATTTAGCTAGGACCGATAATTTTAGTCAAGATTTTGACGGACAAACATTTAGCGACTATAATGAGGACGAAGCTCGTACACTTTTACAACAAGAAGAATTTGACGATTACTTTTTAGTGAATGTGGTGGGAGGAAAGTCTTGGCGAATAAAAAGTTACTATGTTGGATTTTTTGCCACAGTAAACAATGTGCTAGACCAAACATATAAAACTGGCGGGTTTGAGCAAGGCAGATTATCTAATTACAGAGACCTTAAGGAAGATGCCTCCAGAAAACACGGAAGAATTTTTGGGCCTCGCTATTTCTTCGGAAATGGAACAACCTACTACCTAAATTTTTATATAAGATTCTAG
- a CDS encoding DUF5689 domain-containing protein: MKHFKPYILFLSLLAIGITVSCVQDDQFDLPETTILDPELNGEIVSIASVQAAYLQAVMAGETTFTFEGTNTFMSGFVISNDEGGNFFEEIVMQDVTKDPKAGIKVLIDVNPLFTKYEVGRKVFIKLDGLTVGEDSGVITLGALGECGVTKISAPTEDAYIIRSSEKDTIIPTVKTISEITYNDLNTLIQLPNAQFAESDIDLSFSNEPGDEFDGDRTIESCSADGGSILFQTSTFADFKGINLPDGSGSLTAVLSKTFFGDAYALNVRTPEDINFDSTDRCEPKFLDPNIEATTTFAAVRARLLQAGGYAAFGTDEEPLIIEGYNVSSDEQGNFFDEIFLQNTPATEDLGPNNPRMGVRVIVDKNDIYQLFPVGRKVYVKLNGLAVAENAGILTIGLQNVSQIEKIPEAVLGDFVIGGQEVEEIQPLITSVENLNEDDLNTLVQLENMQFTFQQLGFTYAGEPIDNFDGERSLESCDETGDIRLFTSTFANFKSSILDPDSGTITAIYSNDFFAEEQILTIRDLADINFSGNRCDPPMVDCGLASTVGSNQLFSDFFESQSTGEPISGNGWTNFIEAGTETWEAYEESGSNASLGISAHMGSFNSGDTMSIGWLITPPINFDAQKGETLTFKTSNSFSDGSELEVLFSNNWDGTIATITTATWGSLSAAVVVEDNTYFGDWVPSGNVSLDCIDGIGYIAFRYVGSGEEAFDGTYELDEIVINSN, encoded by the coding sequence ATGAAACATTTTAAACCATATATACTGTTTTTGTCGCTCCTTGCAATAGGTATAACAGTTTCTTGCGTGCAAGACGACCAGTTTGATTTGCCAGAAACAACAATACTAGATCCCGAACTTAATGGAGAAATTGTTAGTATAGCGAGTGTGCAAGCTGCATATCTACAAGCTGTCATGGCAGGAGAGACTACGTTTACATTCGAAGGTACCAATACTTTTATGAGCGGTTTCGTAATTTCTAACGATGAAGGAGGTAACTTTTTTGAAGAAATTGTCATGCAAGACGTTACAAAAGACCCCAAAGCGGGTATTAAGGTTTTAATAGATGTTAATCCGCTATTCACCAAATATGAAGTTGGACGTAAAGTTTTTATTAAACTAGACGGTCTAACTGTAGGGGAAGACAGCGGCGTTATTACCTTAGGTGCTTTAGGCGAGTGTGGTGTTACCAAGATTTCGGCACCAACCGAAGATGCGTATATTATTCGTTCTTCGGAAAAGGATACGATTATTCCAACTGTCAAAACTATTAGCGAAATAACATACAATGATCTCAATACCTTAATACAATTGCCAAATGCTCAGTTTGCCGAAAGTGATATAGATCTTAGTTTTTCGAATGAGCCAGGTGATGAGTTTGATGGCGATCGTACCATCGAGAGTTGCAGCGCAGATGGTGGGTCCATACTGTTTCAAACAAGCACCTTTGCAGATTTTAAGGGTATAAATCTTCCAGACGGTTCAGGATCATTAACGGCCGTTCTTTCTAAGACGTTCTTCGGTGATGCCTACGCATTAAATGTAAGGACTCCAGAAGATATAAATTTTGACAGTACAGACCGTTGCGAACCTAAATTTCTAGACCCAAATATTGAAGCTACAACTACATTTGCGGCTGTACGTGCAAGATTGCTACAAGCAGGAGGATATGCCGCGTTTGGAACCGATGAAGAGCCACTAATTATAGAAGGATATAATGTCTCAAGTGATGAGCAAGGAAATTTCTTCGATGAAATATTTTTACAAAACACCCCAGCAACGGAAGATTTAGGTCCCAACAATCCAAGGATGGGCGTACGGGTTATTGTGGATAAGAATGATATCTATCAATTATTTCCTGTAGGCAGAAAAGTGTACGTTAAGTTGAATGGTTTGGCAGTTGCCGAAAATGCTGGAATACTAACAATAGGGCTTCAGAATGTATCTCAGATCGAGAAAATTCCTGAAGCAGTTTTGGGAGATTTTGTCATTGGTGGACAAGAAGTTGAAGAGATTCAGCCTTTAATTACTTCAGTTGAAAACCTAAACGAAGACGATTTGAATACGCTCGTTCAACTAGAGAATATGCAGTTTACCTTTCAGCAATTAGGATTTACGTACGCGGGAGAACCCATAGATAATTTTGATGGTGAGCGTAGCTTAGAAAGTTGCGACGAAACAGGTGATATAAGGTTGTTCACAAGCACCTTTGCAAATTTTAAATCTTCTATTCTAGATCCAGATTCAGGAACAATTACAGCAATTTATTCGAACGATTTCTTCGCAGAAGAGCAAATTTTAACCATTCGCGACTTAGCTGATATTAACTTTAGTGGCAATCGTTGTGATCCGCCGATGGTAGACTGTGGTCTTGCTAGTACAGTTGGGTCTAACCAATTGTTTTCAGATTTTTTTGAATCACAAAGTACAGGAGAGCCAATTTCTGGTAATGGCTGGACTAATTTTATAGAGGCAGGAACAGAAACATGGGAAGCCTACGAAGAAAGTGGGAGCAATGCCTCTCTAGGGATTTCTGCGCACATGGGGTCCTTCAATTCTGGAGACACCATGTCTATTGGCTGGCTCATTACCCCACCGATTAATTTTGATGCGCAGAAGGGTGAAACGCTAACGTTTAAAACGTCTAACAGTTTTTCTGATGGAAGTGAGTTAGAAGTCCTATTTTCTAACAATTGGGATGGAACTATAGCAACCATTACAACAGCCACCTGGGGAAGTCTGAGTGCTGCGGTTGTAGTTGAGGATAACACCTATTTTGGTGATTGGGTTCCATCAGGCAATGTGAGCTTAGATTGTATAGATGGTATAGGCTATATAGCTTTTAGATATGTAGGTAGTGGAGAAGAAGCATTTGATGGAACATACGAGCTAGACGAGATAGTAATTAACTCCAATTAA